In the genome of Montipora foliosa isolate CH-2021 chromosome 3, ASM3666993v2, whole genome shotgun sequence, one region contains:
- the LOC137997542 gene encoding E3 ubiquitin-protein ligase TRIM45-like isoform X1 translates to MQKGKATTSPSAMFFQGRPPQQNPCGPQNLQQRPEDFNPRTNQPYRFAGPLPQNLVMQAMPGQMQGPHAQGQPRLPNQPFYQRPMSIVRPPPPNNQPVYSSFPGVSVVQMRGHPGPTQSLAPRQPGPFIPQHKKMTSESIECAICCETFDDQQHCPRLLPSCGHSFCTTCLQSLLKKNAINCPTCRSTVSAPAGLAALPKNFALLDILRSLPQRESDDLQLCQICDDEKHPATFCCLDCKEYMCKDAARLHTRQKMARDHCVVSLDELKANPKLAAASDVFCPEHNDQFRFFDEDCGHVVCRDCMTLEHHGHKCLSLADAASKYRQEIDELSNKGIAVAKGIKAGETFLKKATDDLKQEYANTAARIQSTFQELHEVLTARKTVLMSELDNLYKTKDLTLTEQRDRLCFFQACLESGIQRAKTAVQSSSNVELLVSRTDIVSTLGALESQPPVFDPQTNSILDFSVDLNKLREVLSAAGSVSDNSACAANTTASGQFGLTVVKSGEDVASFTINTRDSKGRACALYGNLFEAKLKKGNEEKTVKINLKENTPGTCTASYAIPADAKGKYFLSLLLRGDHIQGSPFTVYLGVPIGKRSCYICGTRLEGNMTYYYMDYDHIQFKNENFVDGYRASCYNGCQVQRHAKPSIFFPIVRMNTGEVVCGPC, encoded by the exons ATGCAGAAGGGGAAAGCTACCACTTCCCCTTCTGCTATGTTTTTTCAAGGAAGACCACCACAACA AAATCCTTGTGGACCGCAAAATTTACAGCAAA GACCAGAGGATTTCAATCCTAGAACAAATCAACCCTATCGG TTTGCAGGACCGTTGCCACAGAATCTAGTGATGCAGGCAATGCCTGGCCAAATGCAAGGACCACATGCACAAGGACAGCCACGCCTTCCAAATCAACCATTTTATCAACGTCCCATGTCCATTGTTAGACCACCACCTCCAAATAATCAGCCAGTCTACTCCTCTTTTCCTGGGGTTTCCGTGGTACAAATGAGGGGACACCCTGGGCCAACACAGTCTTTAGCCCCTAGGCAACCTGGTCCATTTATTCCACAGCAT aagaaaatgacttcCGAGTCAATAGAGTGCGCAATCTGTTGCGAGACGTTTGACGATCAACAGCACTGTCCTCGTTTGCTGCCAAGCTGCGGCCACAGCTTCTGCACAACTTGCTTGCAGAGTCTACTCAAGAAAAACGCCATAAATTGCCCAACCTGCAGAAGCACAGTATCTGCTCCAGCTGGGTTAGCCGCTCTGCCCAAGAATTTTGCATTATTGGACATCTTACGGAGCCTACCGCAGAGAGAAAGCGACGACTTACAGCTGTGTCAGATCTGTGATGACGAGAAGCATCCTGCAACTTTCTGTTGCTTGGACTGCAAAGAGTACATGTGCAAGGATGCAGCCCGCTTGCACACCCGGCAAAAGATGGCTCGTGATCATTGCGTTGTCTCTCTGGATGAACTGAAAGCAAACCCGAAGCTTGCAGCTGCGAGTGATGTGTTCTGCCCAGAGCACAACGACCAGTTCCGATTCTTTGATGAAGATTGTGGCCATGTTGTCTGCAGAGACTGCATGACCCTCGAGCATCATGGCCACAAGTGTTTATCATTAGCTGATGCCGCTTCCAAGTATAGACAGGAGATTGATGAACTTTCCAACAAAGGAATCGCTGTTGCAAAGGGAATAAAAGCTGGCGAGACCTTTCTGAAGAAGGCAACGGATGACCTCAAACAGGAGTATGCAAACACGGCTGCACGTATTCAAAGCACTTTCCAGGAG CTCCATGAAGTGCTCACTGCCCGGAAAACAGTTCTGATGAGTGAGTTGGATAATCTCTACAAGACTAAGGACCTCACCCTCACAGAGCAGCGTGATCGCCTCTGCTTTTTCCAAGCCTGTCTAGAAAGTGGCATCCAACGCGCCAAGACAGCTGTCCAATCTTCAAGCAATGTCGAGCTTCTTGTTTCCAGAACGGATATAGTGTCAACCCTTGGGGCTCTAGAGAGCCAACCTCCTGTGTTTGACCCACAAACCAACAGCATTTTAGATTTCTCAGTTGACCTGAACAAGTTACGGGAAGTCCTCAGCGCGGCAGGTTCTGTTTCAGACAACTCTGCATGTGCAGCCAACACCACGGCAAGCGGGCAGTTTGGTTTAACTGTGGTAAAATCTGGAGAGGACGTTGCCTCTTTCACCATTAATACACGCGACAGCAAAGGCCGTGCTTGTGCCTTGTACGGCAACCTATTTGAAGCAAAGCTGAAGAAAGGTAACGAAGAAAAGACGGTTAAgataaatttaaaggaaaataccCCCGGTACTTGCACGGCAAGCTATGCTATACCCGCGGATGCCAAAGGAAAATACTTTTTGTCCTTGCTTCTACGTGGTGATCACATTCAAGGGAGCCCTTTCACTGTATATTTGGGAGTACCAATCGGAAAACGAAGTTGTTATATCTGTGGTACAAGGTTAGAAGGAAATATGACTTATTATTACATGGATTACGATCACATACAATTTAAGAATGAAAATTTTGTTGACGGTTATAGAGCATCTTGTTATAATGGTTGTCAGGTGCAGCGGCATGCTAAACCTTCCATATTTTTTCCGATCGTAAGAATGAACACTGGTGAGGTTGTCTGCGGTCCTTGTTAG
- the LOC137997542 gene encoding tripartite motif-containing protein 2-like isoform X3, which produces MQKGKATTSPSAMFFQGRPPQQNPCGPQNLQQRPEDFNPRTNQPYRKKMTSESIECAICCETFDDQQHCPRLLPSCGHSFCTTCLQSLLKKNAINCPTCRSTVSAPAGLAALPKNFALLDILRSLPQRESDDLQLCQICDDEKHPATFCCLDCKEYMCKDAARLHTRQKMARDHCVVSLDELKANPKLAAASDVFCPEHNDQFRFFDEDCGHVVCRDCMTLEHHGHKCLSLADAASKYRQEIDELSNKGIAVAKGIKAGETFLKKATDDLKQEYANTAARIQSTFQELHEVLTARKTVLMSELDNLYKTKDLTLTEQRDRLCFFQACLESGIQRAKTAVQSSSNVELLVSRTDIVSTLGALESQPPVFDPQTNSILDFSVDLNKLREVLSAAGSVSDNSACAANTTASGQFGLTVVKSGEDVASFTINTRDSKGRACALYGNLFEAKLKKGNEEKTVKINLKENTPGTCTASYAIPADAKGKYFLSLLLRGDHIQGSPFTVYLGVPIGKRSCYICGTRLEGNMTYYYMDYDHIQFKNENFVDGYRASCYNGCQVQRHAKPSIFFPIVRMNTGEVVCGPC; this is translated from the exons ATGCAGAAGGGGAAAGCTACCACTTCCCCTTCTGCTATGTTTTTTCAAGGAAGACCACCACAACA AAATCCTTGTGGACCGCAAAATTTACAGCAAA GACCAGAGGATTTCAATCCTAGAACAAATCAACCCTATCGG aagaaaatgacttcCGAGTCAATAGAGTGCGCAATCTGTTGCGAGACGTTTGACGATCAACAGCACTGTCCTCGTTTGCTGCCAAGCTGCGGCCACAGCTTCTGCACAACTTGCTTGCAGAGTCTACTCAAGAAAAACGCCATAAATTGCCCAACCTGCAGAAGCACAGTATCTGCTCCAGCTGGGTTAGCCGCTCTGCCCAAGAATTTTGCATTATTGGACATCTTACGGAGCCTACCGCAGAGAGAAAGCGACGACTTACAGCTGTGTCAGATCTGTGATGACGAGAAGCATCCTGCAACTTTCTGTTGCTTGGACTGCAAAGAGTACATGTGCAAGGATGCAGCCCGCTTGCACACCCGGCAAAAGATGGCTCGTGATCATTGCGTTGTCTCTCTGGATGAACTGAAAGCAAACCCGAAGCTTGCAGCTGCGAGTGATGTGTTCTGCCCAGAGCACAACGACCAGTTCCGATTCTTTGATGAAGATTGTGGCCATGTTGTCTGCAGAGACTGCATGACCCTCGAGCATCATGGCCACAAGTGTTTATCATTAGCTGATGCCGCTTCCAAGTATAGACAGGAGATTGATGAACTTTCCAACAAAGGAATCGCTGTTGCAAAGGGAATAAAAGCTGGCGAGACCTTTCTGAAGAAGGCAACGGATGACCTCAAACAGGAGTATGCAAACACGGCTGCACGTATTCAAAGCACTTTCCAGGAG CTCCATGAAGTGCTCACTGCCCGGAAAACAGTTCTGATGAGTGAGTTGGATAATCTCTACAAGACTAAGGACCTCACCCTCACAGAGCAGCGTGATCGCCTCTGCTTTTTCCAAGCCTGTCTAGAAAGTGGCATCCAACGCGCCAAGACAGCTGTCCAATCTTCAAGCAATGTCGAGCTTCTTGTTTCCAGAACGGATATAGTGTCAACCCTTGGGGCTCTAGAGAGCCAACCTCCTGTGTTTGACCCACAAACCAACAGCATTTTAGATTTCTCAGTTGACCTGAACAAGTTACGGGAAGTCCTCAGCGCGGCAGGTTCTGTTTCAGACAACTCTGCATGTGCAGCCAACACCACGGCAAGCGGGCAGTTTGGTTTAACTGTGGTAAAATCTGGAGAGGACGTTGCCTCTTTCACCATTAATACACGCGACAGCAAAGGCCGTGCTTGTGCCTTGTACGGCAACCTATTTGAAGCAAAGCTGAAGAAAGGTAACGAAGAAAAGACGGTTAAgataaatttaaaggaaaataccCCCGGTACTTGCACGGCAAGCTATGCTATACCCGCGGATGCCAAAGGAAAATACTTTTTGTCCTTGCTTCTACGTGGTGATCACATTCAAGGGAGCCCTTTCACTGTATATTTGGGAGTACCAATCGGAAAACGAAGTTGTTATATCTGTGGTACAAGGTTAGAAGGAAATATGACTTATTATTACATGGATTACGATCACATACAATTTAAGAATGAAAATTTTGTTGACGGTTATAGAGCATCTTGTTATAATGGTTGTCAGGTGCAGCGGCATGCTAAACCTTCCATATTTTTTCCGATCGTAAGAATGAACACTGGTGAGGTTGTCTGCGGTCCTTGTTAG
- the LOC137997542 gene encoding tripartite motif-containing protein 2-like isoform X2 — MQAMPGQMQGPHAQGQPRLPNQPFYQRPMSIVRPPPPNNQPVYSSFPGVSVVQMRGHPGPTQSLAPRQPGPFIPQHKKMTSESIECAICCETFDDQQHCPRLLPSCGHSFCTTCLQSLLKKNAINCPTCRSTVSAPAGLAALPKNFALLDILRSLPQRESDDLQLCQICDDEKHPATFCCLDCKEYMCKDAARLHTRQKMARDHCVVSLDELKANPKLAAASDVFCPEHNDQFRFFDEDCGHVVCRDCMTLEHHGHKCLSLADAASKYRQEIDELSNKGIAVAKGIKAGETFLKKATDDLKQEYANTAARIQSTFQELHEVLTARKTVLMSELDNLYKTKDLTLTEQRDRLCFFQACLESGIQRAKTAVQSSSNVELLVSRTDIVSTLGALESQPPVFDPQTNSILDFSVDLNKLREVLSAAGSVSDNSACAANTTASGQFGLTVVKSGEDVASFTINTRDSKGRACALYGNLFEAKLKKGNEEKTVKINLKENTPGTCTASYAIPADAKGKYFLSLLLRGDHIQGSPFTVYLGVPIGKRSCYICGTRLEGNMTYYYMDYDHIQFKNENFVDGYRASCYNGCQVQRHAKPSIFFPIVRMNTGEVVCGPC; from the exons ATGCAGGCAATGCCTGGCCAAATGCAAGGACCACATGCACAAGGACAGCCACGCCTTCCAAATCAACCATTTTATCAACGTCCCATGTCCATTGTTAGACCACCACCTCCAAATAATCAGCCAGTCTACTCCTCTTTTCCTGGGGTTTCCGTGGTACAAATGAGGGGACACCCTGGGCCAACACAGTCTTTAGCCCCTAGGCAACCTGGTCCATTTATTCCACAGCAT aagaaaatgacttcCGAGTCAATAGAGTGCGCAATCTGTTGCGAGACGTTTGACGATCAACAGCACTGTCCTCGTTTGCTGCCAAGCTGCGGCCACAGCTTCTGCACAACTTGCTTGCAGAGTCTACTCAAGAAAAACGCCATAAATTGCCCAACCTGCAGAAGCACAGTATCTGCTCCAGCTGGGTTAGCCGCTCTGCCCAAGAATTTTGCATTATTGGACATCTTACGGAGCCTACCGCAGAGAGAAAGCGACGACTTACAGCTGTGTCAGATCTGTGATGACGAGAAGCATCCTGCAACTTTCTGTTGCTTGGACTGCAAAGAGTACATGTGCAAGGATGCAGCCCGCTTGCACACCCGGCAAAAGATGGCTCGTGATCATTGCGTTGTCTCTCTGGATGAACTGAAAGCAAACCCGAAGCTTGCAGCTGCGAGTGATGTGTTCTGCCCAGAGCACAACGACCAGTTCCGATTCTTTGATGAAGATTGTGGCCATGTTGTCTGCAGAGACTGCATGACCCTCGAGCATCATGGCCACAAGTGTTTATCATTAGCTGATGCCGCTTCCAAGTATAGACAGGAGATTGATGAACTTTCCAACAAAGGAATCGCTGTTGCAAAGGGAATAAAAGCTGGCGAGACCTTTCTGAAGAAGGCAACGGATGACCTCAAACAGGAGTATGCAAACACGGCTGCACGTATTCAAAGCACTTTCCAGGAG CTCCATGAAGTGCTCACTGCCCGGAAAACAGTTCTGATGAGTGAGTTGGATAATCTCTACAAGACTAAGGACCTCACCCTCACAGAGCAGCGTGATCGCCTCTGCTTTTTCCAAGCCTGTCTAGAAAGTGGCATCCAACGCGCCAAGACAGCTGTCCAATCTTCAAGCAATGTCGAGCTTCTTGTTTCCAGAACGGATATAGTGTCAACCCTTGGGGCTCTAGAGAGCCAACCTCCTGTGTTTGACCCACAAACCAACAGCATTTTAGATTTCTCAGTTGACCTGAACAAGTTACGGGAAGTCCTCAGCGCGGCAGGTTCTGTTTCAGACAACTCTGCATGTGCAGCCAACACCACGGCAAGCGGGCAGTTTGGTTTAACTGTGGTAAAATCTGGAGAGGACGTTGCCTCTTTCACCATTAATACACGCGACAGCAAAGGCCGTGCTTGTGCCTTGTACGGCAACCTATTTGAAGCAAAGCTGAAGAAAGGTAACGAAGAAAAGACGGTTAAgataaatttaaaggaaaataccCCCGGTACTTGCACGGCAAGCTATGCTATACCCGCGGATGCCAAAGGAAAATACTTTTTGTCCTTGCTTCTACGTGGTGATCACATTCAAGGGAGCCCTTTCACTGTATATTTGGGAGTACCAATCGGAAAACGAAGTTGTTATATCTGTGGTACAAGGTTAGAAGGAAATATGACTTATTATTACATGGATTACGATCACATACAATTTAAGAATGAAAATTTTGTTGACGGTTATAGAGCATCTTGTTATAATGGTTGTCAGGTGCAGCGGCATGCTAAACCTTCCATATTTTTTCCGATCGTAAGAATGAACACTGGTGAGGTTGTCTGCGGTCCTTGTTAG
- the LOC137994928 gene encoding uncharacterized protein, with protein MSITKDEVSDLITSNNQQMMDSFKALLQDTVGQIKRANEDAADLQMREIKKLKHSEPHKFKRKANEDQYKSNLKLGETLVNAKSAVQNSQLEKVKSELDEGEKLLLERQKHILLADKSESGWFTVEEYKKHDLAEDSDDERRIFSAERRARASLSTLRKKRRSSFAGSRRSSLVRPSAPATSSASFQQQPQVIQSLVPSSFTVRRPNMGSCFACGKPGHWRSTCPAMAKQQPPPASK; from the coding sequence ATGTCGATCACCAAGGACGAAGTTTCGGATCTGATTACCTCTAACAACCAGCAGATGATGGATTCTTTTAAGGCCCTGTTACAAGACACCGTGGGTCAAATTAAACGTGCCAACGAGGACGCCGCCGACCTCCAAATGAGGGAGATTAAAAAGCTGAAACACTCTGAGCCCCACAAATTTAAACGGAAAGCCAACGAAGATCAATACAAGTCTAATCTGAAATTAGGAGAGACACTCGTCAACGCCAAGTCCGCTGTGCAGAATTCGCAGCTTGAAAAAGTCAAATCTGAATTAGATGAAGGTGAGAAGTTACTGCTCGAACGCCAAAAACACATCCTTCTCGCTGATAAATCGGAGTCAGGCTGGTTTACCGTAGAAGAATACAAGAAGCATGATCTGGCGGAAGATTCTGACGATGAGAGGCGGATTTTCAGTGCCGAGCGCCGCGCCCGAGCGAGTTTGTCCACTCTGAGAAAGAAGAGAAGGAGCTCTTTTGCCGGGAGTAGAAGATCTTCGCTTGTACGCCCGTCGGCTCCCGCTACTTCATCGGCCAGCTTTCAACAACAACCCCAAGTCATTCAGTCTCTTGTGCCCTCTTCGTTTACTGTTCGGCGTCCCAATATGGGCAGTTGTTTCGCTTGCGGTAAACCTGGGCATTGGCGTTCTACCTGTCCGGCGATGGCTAAACAACAGCCTCCTCCAGCTTCAAAGTGA
- the LOC137996029 gene encoding integrase/recombinase xerD homolog, protein MVLSSKAYSTSSQYHRAFRKWKEFAVCKLNETGFPADPFHVALYLKHLLEQAQSPSVIDSAFYGIKWAHDMAGIPSPTDNSVVENVRSAAKRILGTAAVNRKEPISSDLIREIVSQANLDNPVDLRNITMYVLCFTGFFRFDGISRVRRSDTAFHEGFMVIQVQKRKNDQLRKGNEVVISELSSPACPVSLLKRYLDRFHIPPNSRDLIFKPTSRGKGFCKLVTPDKPISYSCIRDGFRRDLKNIGVDPSKFGLHSLHSGGATSAANNGINDRIFQRHGRWKSVAAKNMYVDDCIEQRLTVSKRLGL, encoded by the coding sequence ATGGTCCTATCCTCTAAGGCTTACAGCACTTCCTCCCAGTATCACCGTGCATTTCGCAAATGGAAGGAGTTCGCGGTCTGCAAGCTGAACGAAACTGGTTTTCCCGCTGACCCCTTCCACGTGGCTCTTTATCTAAAGCATCTCTTAGAACAGGCCCAGTCTCCCAGCGTGATTGATTCCGCCTTTTACGGCATCAAATGGGCCCACGATATGGCTGGGATTCCATCCCCAACTGACAATTCTGTAGTGGAGAATGTCAGGTCGGCAGCCAAGAGAATTCTTGGCACTGCTGCTGTCAACCGTAAAGAGCCTATTTCCTCAGACCTGATCCGTGAAATTGTCAGCCAGGCCAATCTAGACAATCCCGTCGATTTACGTAACATTACCATGTACGTTCTTTGTTTCACTGGTTTTTTCAGATTTGACGGTATTTCTAGAGTTAGAAGAAGTGACACCGCTTTCCATGAAGGCTTCATGGTAATTCAAGTGCAAAAACGTAAGAACGACCAGCTCCGTAAAGGGAACGAAGTTGTTATTTCCGAGCTGTCTAGCCCCGCATGTCCAGTTAGTCTACTTAAGAGGTACTTAGATAGATTCCACATTCCCCCCAATTCACGGGACCTCATTTTCAAGCCCACTTCCAGGGGGAAGGGTTTTTGCAAGTTAGTAACCCCAGACAAACCCATCAGCTACAGTTGTATTCGGGATGGATTTCGACGAGACTTGAAAAACATTGGGGTTGACCCATCTAAGTTCGGTCTTCATTCCCTGCATTCGGGCGGGGCTACTTCGGCCGCTAATAATGGCATTAATGACCGTATCTTTCAGCGCCATGGCCGCTGGAAGTCTGTTGCGGCGAAGAACATGTATGTTGACGATTGCATCGAGCAAAGGCTCACAGTTTCTAAGCGTTTGGGTCTGTAA